Genomic segment of Candidatus Caldatribacterium sp.:
GTCACCCTGGACCTTGCGGGGTACCAGAAGGGGAGCATGGACAGAGAGGTATGAAGAAACGTGTGCTTGTAGCGATGAGCGGAGGGGTGGACTCCTCCGTTGCATGCCTTCTCCTCAAAGAAGCTGGCTTTGAGGTCGTAGGGGTAACCATGTGCCTTGGAGAGGGCCGCTGCTGCGGGGCAAAGGCTGTAGAGGATGCCCAGGCGGTGTGCCGGATGCTCGGGATTCCCCACTTTGTCCTTGATTTCTCAAAGGAAATGGAGGAGGTAATCATTGCAAACTTCGTCACCGAGTACAGCCGGGGCCGGACCCCTAATCCCTGCATCCTCTGCAATCGCCACCTGAAATTCGGGAAGCTCCTTGCCCACGCCAAAGCCTTAGGGTGCGATTTTCTCGCCACCGGGCACTACGCCCGTAAAGAGGAGCAAAACGGCAGGTACATCATCAGGCGCCCGAAGGACCGCAGAAAGGACCAGACGTACTTCCTCTCTGCTACCCCAAGAGAGACTCTCCCTTATCTTCTCTTTCCCCTCGGGGACTACACGAAAGAAGAGGTGCGTGCAATGGCCAGAAAGGCTCGCCTTCCGGTGGCGGAAAAACCTCAAAGCCAGGACCTCTGCTTCATCCCGGGGGGGAACTACCGGGAACTCCTCACCAGGTACTTGGGAGAGGAAAAACCCGGGGATATCGTCACAAAAGATGGACGGGTTCTCGGGAAGCATCGAGGCATTTTCCACTACACCATCGGGCAGCGGAAAGGACTCGGGATACGGGCACCGTACCCTCTCTACGTCATTGCCATACGCCCGGAGCGGAACGAAATCGTCGTGGGGAGACGGGAAGATCTTTTGAGTTTTGGGCTTTTGGCCTCGTCCTGCAACTGGCTCCTTGAGGATATTCCTGAGGAAGCCCTTGTTCAGGTCCGCTACCAGCATCACCCCCGGCCCTGCCGGGTGCGACGGTTAGATGGCGACGCGGAAATCTCCTTTGACGAACCCGTGGAGATGGTTACCCCGGGACAGATGGCGGTACTCTACAGTGGAGATGTCCTCCTTGGAGGAGGAATTATCGAGGAGGTTTGGCACAATGCAAGTTGTCGAGCGCATTCGGGAACTGAAAAAGAGAAAGAACGCGGTCATCCTTGCCCACAACTACCAGCTCCCTGAAGTCCAGGAAGTGGCAGACTTTGTGGGTGATTCCTTAGGCCTGAGTATTGCGGCGCAGAAAACCCCCTGTGACATCATCGTCTTCTGCGGAGTTTACTTCATGGCCGAAACGGCGAAAATCCTCTCCCCGGAAAAGAAGGTCCTCATTCCCGACCCCGAAGCGGGATGCCCCATGGCTGATATGCTTCACCTTGAGGACCTCAGGGCTCTCAAGGAAAAGTACCCCAATGCGAAGGTTCTCTGCTACGTGAACACCCATGCCGTCGTAAAAGCAGAGTGCGACCTCGTGTGCACCTCCGCTAACGCCGCTAAAGTAGTCGAGCGGGGGTTTGCCCAAGAGGAGGAAATCATCTTCGTTCCCGACCAGTACCTCGCCCAACACGTGGCCTCAAAACTCAAGAGAAACTTCATCCTTTTCCCCGGGTACTGCCCGGTACACGTGTCCATTACCGAAGACCATATCCTCAAGGCGAAAGTTCTGCATCCTGAAGCCTTAGTCCTTGCCCATCCTGAGTGCCGTCCTGAAGTTCTTCGCCATGCCGATGAGGTCCTCTCCACTGAAGGCATGTGCCGGTACGTCGCCGCATCCCCACACAAGGAGTTCATCATCGCCACTGAAATCGGCATCATCCCCCGCATGGAAAAAGAAAATCCGGGGAAACGGTTCTTCCCCGCCTTCGAGGGTGCTATCTGCGAGAATATGAAGAAAACCACTCTCGAGAAGGTCCTCGCCTCGTTAGAAGAGGAAATCCACGAGGTTACCCTTCCTGACGAGGTTATCGCCAGGGCGAAAAGAGCCATTGAGCGAATGCTCGAATTCTCACGGTGAGGGAAAAAGAATCCCCAGACGCCTCAGGGCTGCAGAAAGAATCGCATCTTGAGGTCCTCGAAAGAGTACAGAACCCCCTATCCACATGGGTGATAATCTCCCGGCCCAAGAATGAGCACCGCGTCGAACATATTGCCGTCATAGGGGAGCCTTCGAGTGTTTCTTCTTTGGAACTGTACTGCCAATCCTTCACGCCTCGCCGCGGCTTTGGTGCGCTGAATTAGGGAACGGGAGCGGTCCAGGCCAAAGACATTTCGAAATCCCCGACGGGCAAGCTCCAGAGAATGCCGTCTATGCCCACAGCAAAGGTCAAGAATCGTGCTCTCGGGGGCAAGGGAGAGGGCCTCTACAAAGTAGTCGACTTCTCTCCGCGCCACCTCAATATCCCCAACCACGTCCCCGCCAGTCTTGAGGTAGAGGGAATTGAAGAGACGCCACCACCAATCAGGTTGAACGTGAGAGACCTCAAAGAGCGAGAACGGCCATTCCGTGGGCGGGTAGACACACGATGCTCACCAGGGTCCTCCTTCATCCCCGAAATCCCTCCAGAGAGAACGTTTGAGAAATTGTACTCCGAAAGGAAACCAAGGGATTAAAAAAATTTTTTCCTCTCTCTAAAGGTTTTCCAAATCCTGCCGATAAAAAGAGATGAGGGAATGAAAGGGCAAACTCTCCGAAAGGGGAGGACGCAAAGCCGAAGGCCTACGGCGCAAAAAGCGCTACGGCGGCTGGGCTGCCAAGTCCCGGGCGCGTCTTCCTCCCTCGGAGGGGAAGCCAAAGGGGTGAGAAGACGTGCGGAAGAGATTCACGCTCTGGGCACTCTCTGGGCTTGTCCTCCTTACGATTCTCGTTGCCGGATGTTCCACGGTTTCTCTCGGGGAGAGGCCCATCTCTTCTCCGAGCAAGGTCAACGGCAAATTCGTCGAGTACTCGACAGAGCGAATCCTCCTTGATGTTCCTTTCCTCCCCCAGGTTCCCCCCGGCGACTGGTCGAATACGAGAAATTGCGGTGTTGCCTCAGCGGTCATGATTGCTGCGTACTTTTACAACACCACGCCTCTTCCCGAGGACATAAAAGAGGCGGTGGATTGGCTCCATGCACGATTCAACCTTCCGGTCAACGGCTACAACGGCGATTACACAAATGTCTTCCAGATTCGGGCCTACCTCGAAAGCCGGGGTATTCCGGCTCGCATCGGCATGGGGAACCTTGGAATTTTGCGGAAGTTCTTAGAAGAGGGGAAGCCGGTTCTCGTTGCCGTGTTCGCCAACATGAACCCCGGAGGGGCAAAACACGCCATGGTCGTCGTGGGGATGGATAGCACCTCCATCTACGTCCACGATCCGGGGAAACCAAACGGTGCCTTCAACAGTTACCCCATCGGGCAATTCCTCGCTGCCTGGGAAGAGCAGGGGAACTGGTACGTGACCATTGAGTGATCAGAGAATGTCTTTGAGGTACACCTCGAGGTCCTTCTCTGAGAGCTCGTGGCGTACTTCGTGGACAATTTTCCCCCGGCGGTCGAAGAAAACGTTGTGAGGAACCCAGGAAACGTTGTAGAGCCTCACGACCTGTGTTTCCTGGGTATCAATGGCCACCGGATAGGTGAGCCTATTCTCCGCAACGAAGTGCTTCAGGGCTTCCTCAGTGCTCTTCCCGATGTACCCGACCCCAAGGACCACAAGACCTCTATCCTTGTACCTCTGGTACACTGCTTCAAGAACCGGAGCCTCGTTCCAGCAGTGGGAGCAGGAGGGAGTGAAGAAGACAAGAATTACCGGTTTCCCCAGGTACGTCGAGAGATGCACCTCTCCACCCCCAAGGAGAGGCAAGGTGAAATCCTTCACCCGCATATCTACAGGTGCACCCGTAGGAAGCCAGCCGCATCCCAGAGAGAGAACAAGGAAAACACCCACAGTAAGGAAAAGGGCAAGAAGGATGCGTCTATTCATAGCTCTCCTCCTGAATCCTGACGACGTCTCCGGTAACAGCTTCAGCAAGGGCAAGCATTTCAAGGACCCGGGGGTCTTTGAGGTACAACCTCTTTGCTGGACCCTGAACCTCTTCCCCTATGATTCCCGCCATCCGGAGAACCTTCACGTGGCGAGAAAGGTTCGTCTTGTCAATGGGGAGGAACCTCTCAATCTCGCACTGGCAAAGAGGCCGTTCCGCCACCATCTTGATGATGGCAATACGCCACCGACAGGAAAGGGCTTTGAAGAAATCCTCGACTCCCATAACGCCTCCCCTTTTTGTACGCACGGGGTTACGCGAAGTTTCAGGGAACCCTGCGGAACCCCGTGCGTACAGTTCGACGTGAAAATTTCATTCTCCCGCTGCGGCCTTCTCGCGGAGCCTCCTCAGCGTTGCCACGAGCTCCTCTTTTGAGGGGAAGGAGAGAGCTCCGGTAGGACAAAAAACCGAGCAGCGGTCGCATCCCACAACACAGTTGTAAGGGTTCTTCACGACGACCTTGTCGCCCTCTTTGGCGAACACGTCATTAGCACAGAAATTCAAGCATTCTTCGCATCCGATGCACTTTTCCGCATCAATGGTAGGGTACCAGGGAATGTCTTCTCTCTTGATTCCCGGAAAAGGGCTCTGGGAACTCATAGTCATTCCTCCTCAAGGGCCTTCTTCAGCTCTTCAAAAACCTGGTCGGTTCGCTTAAAGCTCAGGGAAATGGGACGGAAGGTGGACTCATTCATAGGGACACCTGCTCGGGCGTAGCCATCCCGGAGGAGCTTTGTCTGCTTCTCTTCCTTGCAGGCGAGAACGTAGTACTTCGTGCCGTCGTTCTTCAAGAGATTCTCCATGAGGGCTTCGCCGTTCGTCTCGCACAGGCGAGGATGCATGACGAGGAACTCGTGAGGAAGCTCCAAGCGAATTCGCTCGGAAAGCTCCCAGAAATTGATGTCCTTCATGCTGGGACAGGCACCACTGCAGGTACACATGAGAATGGCCTTCTTGGGCATTGCCATCGCCTCCGCTTTGTTTATTTGTTGCACAATTGTGCAACAAATAAACAAGGAAGTCAAGGGCTTTGTTTGGGTTCACATCACGGTGGAGCGCCCTGCGAATCCGCTTTGGAACCCTGGCGGACGGTGGAAACACCTGGTGCTCAACGGGATGAGAAGGAACGCAGAAAGAGCGGTTGCTGGTATAATCAGTGTGGGTTTGGTGTACTTTCGGGCTGATTCAGATAGAAAGGAGGGTACAGCCTTGGTGTACGATCCCTTTGGACAGGGATTATCCCATGACTGGAGGCTTGAGGAAGCTGTCAAGAGGGGAACGCAGCGAGCCCTGGAGGAGGTTCGGGAAGCTTTCCAGCGAGAGCTCGAGCAAACGATTCGAAGGTTCCGTTCAAGACCAGATCTCGACGACGAACTGTACGAGGAGTTAGGCTTCATGAGGGCAGCTCTCGCCGGGAGGGACAGGATTATTGCTTCTCTCGAGGAGGAAATTGAAGGGTTACGGGATGAAATCCGGGAGCTCCGGAAGGGTGAAAGCGTTGCAAGGAAGCAAATTCTTGGTCTACAGAGTAAAATGGAAACCCTGATTGAGGAGAACACCAATCTGAAGAAAGAAATCTCAGAATTGCAGAAAGAAATAGAAAAACTTAAGAAAAAGAGTACTGACTGAGATCCCCGAGTGTAGAAAAAATCCTCACTCGACCGTTACGCTCTTTGCCAAATTCCTCGGCTGATCCACATCGCACCCCTTCTCCAGGGCAACGTAGTAGGCGAAAAGCTGTAACGGTACCACAGCAAGGAGGGGACTGCAGGGCTCAAGAGTTCTGGGAATTTCGATGACGTAATCTGCTTTCTCGAAGACCTCTCTGTCGCCTTCATCACAGAGGGCGATGACTTTCCCACGGCGGGCCTTGATTTCCTCGATGTTCCCAAGGACCTTGAGACGACGTTCTCCCTGACCCACAAGAACGAAACTCGCCACATCAGGTTCAATGAGGGCAATGGGACCATGCTTCATTTCCCCTGCCGCAAGGCCCTCGGCGTGGATGTAGGAAATTTCCTTGAGCTTCAGCGCTCCTTCAAGGGCAAGGGGATAGTAGAACCCTCGACCAAGGTAGAGGAAATCCTTGAAGAGGTAGAATTCTCTCGCGAGGGCATGGATTTCCTCCTCCTTCCCAAGGAGCATATGGAGCTTTCGGGGGAGCATGGGGATTTCTGAAAGAATCGAGGAAAGGGCCTCAGGGGGAAGGGTTCCTCTCCTTGCGCCCCAAAAAAGGGCAAAAAGCAAGAGCACGGTCATCTGGGCGAGAAAGGCTTTCGTTGAAGCAACACCAATCTCAAGCCCTGCCCGGGTGTACACCGTAAAGTGGGCAAGGCGGGTGAGAGAGCTTCCCAGGACGTTGCACACCGCGAGGACCTGTGCCCCCTTTTTCCGGGCAAGCTCCACCGCCCGTAGGGTATCGGCCGTTTCTCCCGACTGAGAAATGGCCACAACCAGGGTCTTCTCGTCCACCAGAGGGTCCCGGTAGCGGAATTCCGAAGCGTACTCCACGTCCACCGGAAGACGCACGAAATCCTCAAGGTACATCTTCCCCAGCATTCCCGCGTGGCATGCGGTCCCACAGGCAACAACCACAACCCTTTCGTAGTCTCCAGAAAAATCCTCGAGTTCCTCAAAGACAACCTCGCCCCGTGCCAAATTCACCCTCCCTGCAATGGTATCCTCGAAAACCCGGGGCTCCTCGTGAATTTCCTTGAGCATGAAGTGCTTGAAACCCCCGCGTTCGGCACTCACCGGATCCCACGGAACGGTTACAGTTTTTCTCTCGAGCCTTTCCCCCTTTTCGGAAAAGATTTCCCACCCTTCCTCGCTCACCCGGACGATTTCCCCGTCCTCGAGGAAAACCGCTTGCCTCGTATGCTCAAGGAAAGCAGGAACATCTGAAGCAAGGAAGCACTCTCCCTCCCCGACCCCAAGAATGAGGGGGCTGAATTTCCGAACGCCGTAGAGGACCCCTGGTTCATCGGCAAAGAGGATGCACAGTGCGTACGAACCTTCAAGGAGGGGGAGGGTCCGCAAAATCCGCTCAAGAGGTGGTCCATCCCCCTCAAGGAGATGCGCAATGACCTCGCT
This window contains:
- the mnmA gene encoding tRNA 2-thiouridine(34) synthase MnmA; protein product: MKKRVLVAMSGGVDSSVACLLLKEAGFEVVGVTMCLGEGRCCGAKAVEDAQAVCRMLGIPHFVLDFSKEMEEVIIANFVTEYSRGRTPNPCILCNRHLKFGKLLAHAKALGCDFLATGHYARKEEQNGRYIIRRPKDRRKDQTYFLSATPRETLPYLLFPLGDYTKEEVRAMARKARLPVAEKPQSQDLCFIPGGNYRELLTRYLGEEKPGDIVTKDGRVLGKHRGIFHYTIGQRKGLGIRAPYPLYVIAIRPERNEIVVGRREDLLSFGLLASSCNWLLEDIPEEALVQVRYQHHPRPCRVRRLDGDAEISFDEPVEMVTPGQMAVLYSGDVLLGGGIIEEVWHNASCRAHSGTEKEKERGHPCPQLPAP
- the nadA gene encoding quinolinate synthase NadA, which produces MQVVERIRELKKRKNAVILAHNYQLPEVQEVADFVGDSLGLSIAAQKTPCDIIVFCGVYFMAETAKILSPEKKVLIPDPEAGCPMADMLHLEDLRALKEKYPNAKVLCYVNTHAVVKAECDLVCTSANAAKVVERGFAQEEEIIFVPDQYLAQHVASKLKRNFILFPGYCPVHVSITEDHILKAKVLHPEALVLAHPECRPEVLRHADEVLSTEGMCRYVAASPHKEFIIATEIGIIPRMEKENPGKRFFPAFEGAICENMKKTTLEKVLASLEEEIHEVTLPDEVIARAKRAIERMLEFSR
- a CDS encoding class I SAM-dependent methyltransferase, with product MVGDIEVARREVDYFVEALSLAPESTILDLCCGHRRHSLELARRGFRNVFGLDRSRSLIQRTKAAARREGLAVQFQRRNTRRLPYDGNMFDAVLILGPGDYHPCG
- a CDS encoding C39 family peptidase — translated: MRKRFTLWALSGLVLLTILVAGCSTVSLGERPISSPSKVNGKFVEYSTERILLDVPFLPQVPPGDWSNTRNCGVASAVMIAAYFYNTTPLPEDIKEAVDWLHARFNLPVNGYNGDYTNVFQIRAYLESRGIPARIGMGNLGILRKFLEEGKPVLVAVFANMNPGGAKHAMVVVGMDSTSIYVHDPGKPNGAFNSYPIGQFLAAWEEQGNWYVTIE
- a CDS encoding TlpA family protein disulfide reductase — encoded protein: MNRRILLALFLTVGVFLVLSLGCGWLPTGAPVDMRVKDFTLPLLGGGEVHLSTYLGKPVILVFFTPSCSHCWNEAPVLEAVYQRYKDRGLVVLGVGYIGKSTEEALKHFVAENRLTYPVAIDTQETQVVRLYNVSWVPHNVFFDRRGKIVHEVRHELSEKDLEVYLKDIL
- a CDS encoding winged helix-turn-helix transcriptional regulator codes for the protein MGVEDFFKALSCRWRIAIIKMVAERPLCQCEIERFLPIDKTNLSRHVKVLRMAGIIGEEVQGPAKRLYLKDPRVLEMLALAEAVTGDVVRIQEESYE
- a CDS encoding ferredoxin family protein — protein: MSSQSPFPGIKREDIPWYPTIDAEKCIGCEECLNFCANDVFAKEGDKVVVKNPYNCVVGCDRCSVFCPTGALSFPSKEELVATLRRLREKAAAGE
- the glmS gene encoding glutamine--fructose-6-phosphate transaminase (isomerizing), coding for MCGIIGYVGKRSALPILLGGLKRLEYRGYDSAGVALLEGDTICVVRRVGKIALLEEELRGKTFEALCGIGHTRWATHGIPADHNAHPHTDCHKTLALVHNGIIENYRALRERLVAEGHRFLSETDSEVIAHLLEGDGPPLERILRTLPLLEGSYALCILFADEPGVLYGVRKFSPLILGVGEGECFLASDVPAFLEHTRQAVFLEDGEIVRVSEEGWEIFSEKGERLERKTVTVPWDPVSAERGGFKHFMLKEIHEEPRVFEDTIAGRVNLARGEVVFEELEDFSGDYERVVVVACGTACHAGMLGKMYLEDFVRLPVDVEYASEFRYRDPLVDEKTLVVAISQSGETADTLRAVELARKKGAQVLAVCNVLGSSLTRLAHFTVYTRAGLEIGVASTKAFLAQMTVLLLFALFWGARRGTLPPEALSSILSEIPMLPRKLHMLLGKEEEIHALAREFYLFKDFLYLGRGFYYPLALEGALKLKEISYIHAEGLAAGEMKHGPIALIEPDVASFVLVGQGERRLKVLGNIEEIKARRGKVIALCDEGDREVFEKADYVIEIPRTLEPCSPLLAVVPLQLFAYYVALEKGCDVDQPRNLAKSVTVE